In a genomic window of Rhododendron vialii isolate Sample 1 chromosome 12a, ASM3025357v1:
- the LOC131311459 gene encoding uncharacterized protein LOC131311459 isoform X2, with translation MAGEASPTELSSELLEDVEDFVETNEGESSLSSERIRHVSDLMKIGNQAFRENCFEEAINCYSRANSVKPGDPVILSNRCAAYLRICQFLRHRRPSVSEYSPLSGLDPTIHAELALKDAEKVMNFQGDSTKSYILKASALIMLEKYELARDVILSGLHVDPTSDPLKDLERTTASTIGSRGHGKPERTDDFDCTVCLKLLYEPVTTPCGHTFCRSCLFQSMDRGNRCPLCRTVLFISPRTCAISFTLNNIIKKTFPEEYDERKLENESLTSPGGDFMPLFVMDVVLPCQKLHLNIFEPRYRLMVRRVMEGNRRMGMVIPDSRTGSIADFACEVEITECEPLPDGRFFLELESRRRFRVLRDWDQDGYRVAEIEWVRDISPSAGTTQREDEVINAAAEYAQSWMKTAREEAQQRQDRARLLELDELESMMPTTRDPELYSFWLTTLTRRRPSEKLELLRERDTNQRISKALVYLRLEAQTCAIQ, from the exons ATGGCCGGGGAAGCTTCACCGACGGAATTGAGCTCGGAATTGCTCGAAGACGTCGAGGACTTCGTCGAG ACGAATGAAGGGGAGTCTTCATTGTCGTCAGAGCGAATTCGTCATGTTTCTGATCTTATGAAGATTGGGAACCAAGCATTCCGAGAGAATTGCTTCGAAGAG GCAATCAATTGTTATTCAAGAGCTAATTCTGTTAAGCCAGGTGATCCTGTCATTCTCAGTAACCGATGTGCTGCTTATCTAAG GATTTGCCAATTTCTGAGACACAGACGTCCATCAGTTTCTGAATACAGTCCACTGAGTGGATTGGATCCTACAATACATGCTGAG CTTGCATTGAAGGATGCTGAGAAGGTGATGAACTTTCAAGGTGACTCAACAAAATCGTATATTTTGAAGGCCAGCGCACTCATTATG TTAGAAAAATATGAGCTAGCCCGGGATGTCATTCTTTCAGGTCTCCATGTAGATCCTACGAG TGATCCTCTTAAGGATTTAGAGAGAACAACTGCGAGCACAATTGGGAGTAGAGGCCATGGGAAACCTGAGCGTACTGATGATTTTGATTGCACTGTTTGCCTGAAGTTACTTTATGAACCTGTTACAACTCCTTGTGGACATACTTTTTGTCGTTCATGTTTGTTTCAATCCATGGACCGAG GTAATAGATGTCCATTGTGCCGAACTGTTCTGTTTATTAGTCCAAGAACATGTGCTATCAG TTTCACACTGAAcaacattatcaaaaaaaccTTCCCTGAGGAGTATGATGAAAGGAAGCTGGAGAATGAAAGTTTGACAAGCCCTGGTGGTGATTTTATGCCTCTTTTTGTCATGGATGTTGTCCTACCTTGCCAGAAGCTTCATCTCAACATATTTGAGCCTCGCTATAGACTTATG GTCAGGAGAGTAATGGAAGGAAATCGCCGCATGGGAATG GTTATCCCTGATTCTAGAACAGGTTCAATAGCTGATTTTGCATGTGAAGTGGAGATCACTGA GTGTGAACCACTTCCAGATGGACGCTTCTTTCTTGAG CTTGAAAGTCGCAGGAGATTCCGCGTTCTTCGGGATTGGGATCAAGATGG GTATCGTGTGGCTGAAATTGAATGGGTTCGTGATATATCTCCAAGCGCAGGAACAACACAGAGAGAAGAT GAAGTAATCAATGCTGCAGCTGAATATGCTCAATCATGGATGAAGACAGCTCGAGAAGAAGCACAGCAACGACAAG ATAGGGCGAGACTCCTAGAACTTGATGAATTGGAATCGATGATGCCCACAACACGGGATCCTGAGCTCTACAGTTTCTGG CTTACTACTCTTACAAGACGAAGGCCATCAGAAAAATTGGAACTCCTTCGAGAAAGAGATACGAATCAG AGGATAAGCAAGGCACTCGTTTACCTGAGATTAGAAGCCCAAACCTGCGCAATTCAATAA
- the LOC131311459 gene encoding uncharacterized protein LOC131311459 isoform X1: protein MAGEASPTELSSELLEDVEDFVETNEGESSLSSERIRHVSDLMKIGNQAFRENCFEEAINCYSRANSVKPGDPVILSNRCAAYLRICQFLRHRRPSVSEYSPLSGLDPTIHAELALKDAEKVMNFQGDSTKSYILKASALIMLEKYELARDVILSGLHVDPTSDPLKDLERTTASTIGSRGHGKPERTDDFDCTVCLKLLYEPVTTPCGHTFCRSCLFQSMDRGNRCPLCRTVLFISPRTCAISFTLNNIIKKTFPEEYDERKLENESLTSPGGDFMPLFVMDVVLPCQKLHLNIFEPRYRLMVRRVMEGNRRMGMVIPDSRTGSIADFACEVEITECEPLPDGRFFLELESRRRFRVLRDWDQDGYRVAEIEWVRDISPSAGTTQREDLQEVINAAAEYAQSWMKTAREEAQQRQDRARLLELDELESMMPTTRDPELYSFWLTTLTRRRPSEKLELLRERDTNQRISKALVYLRLEAQTCAIQ, encoded by the exons ATGGCCGGGGAAGCTTCACCGACGGAATTGAGCTCGGAATTGCTCGAAGACGTCGAGGACTTCGTCGAG ACGAATGAAGGGGAGTCTTCATTGTCGTCAGAGCGAATTCGTCATGTTTCTGATCTTATGAAGATTGGGAACCAAGCATTCCGAGAGAATTGCTTCGAAGAG GCAATCAATTGTTATTCAAGAGCTAATTCTGTTAAGCCAGGTGATCCTGTCATTCTCAGTAACCGATGTGCTGCTTATCTAAG GATTTGCCAATTTCTGAGACACAGACGTCCATCAGTTTCTGAATACAGTCCACTGAGTGGATTGGATCCTACAATACATGCTGAG CTTGCATTGAAGGATGCTGAGAAGGTGATGAACTTTCAAGGTGACTCAACAAAATCGTATATTTTGAAGGCCAGCGCACTCATTATG TTAGAAAAATATGAGCTAGCCCGGGATGTCATTCTTTCAGGTCTCCATGTAGATCCTACGAG TGATCCTCTTAAGGATTTAGAGAGAACAACTGCGAGCACAATTGGGAGTAGAGGCCATGGGAAACCTGAGCGTACTGATGATTTTGATTGCACTGTTTGCCTGAAGTTACTTTATGAACCTGTTACAACTCCTTGTGGACATACTTTTTGTCGTTCATGTTTGTTTCAATCCATGGACCGAG GTAATAGATGTCCATTGTGCCGAACTGTTCTGTTTATTAGTCCAAGAACATGTGCTATCAG TTTCACACTGAAcaacattatcaaaaaaaccTTCCCTGAGGAGTATGATGAAAGGAAGCTGGAGAATGAAAGTTTGACAAGCCCTGGTGGTGATTTTATGCCTCTTTTTGTCATGGATGTTGTCCTACCTTGCCAGAAGCTTCATCTCAACATATTTGAGCCTCGCTATAGACTTATG GTCAGGAGAGTAATGGAAGGAAATCGCCGCATGGGAATG GTTATCCCTGATTCTAGAACAGGTTCAATAGCTGATTTTGCATGTGAAGTGGAGATCACTGA GTGTGAACCACTTCCAGATGGACGCTTCTTTCTTGAG CTTGAAAGTCGCAGGAGATTCCGCGTTCTTCGGGATTGGGATCAAGATGG GTATCGTGTGGCTGAAATTGAATGGGTTCGTGATATATCTCCAAGCGCAGGAACAACACAGAGAGAAGAT TTACAGGAAGTAATCAATGCTGCAGCTGAATATGCTCAATCATGGATGAAGACAGCTCGAGAAGAAGCACAGCAACGACAAG ATAGGGCGAGACTCCTAGAACTTGATGAATTGGAATCGATGATGCCCACAACACGGGATCCTGAGCTCTACAGTTTCTGG CTTACTACTCTTACAAGACGAAGGCCATCAGAAAAATTGGAACTCCTTCGAGAAAGAGATACGAATCAG AGGATAAGCAAGGCACTCGTTTACCTGAGATTAGAAGCCCAAACCTGCGCAATTCAATAA